From the Triticum urartu cultivar G1812 chromosome 4, Tu2.1, whole genome shotgun sequence genome, the window ATAAAGAAAAGGGAAAATCTGAAGATTTTTTTGCACCGATCACCATGTAAGACCCGACATATATAGCATCGACAGATACTTGGTTAAGTCTTGGTCGACTGAGATTTAGCAATTTCATTTGTATTTTTTTCTCGTAATGTGTCAAGCACTCATCGATGCTCATTACCCCTTTAAAGGGCTTTAAAGGATGGTGGAGTACCCGCGACCCGAGGCCATCCACGGCCTCGCGCACCCATGCATCATCCGATCGATTCACGTCGTCCCTATCCGCCTGCCAGATGGCCTTCGCGTCGTCCAATCCTGTTAGTCCATTCCTCACCACCGTGTCGGATCTGTTGGTCCATGGTCAGTGGGCCGCATTCGCGTTACCCTCCCCCCTTCCCATGGTCTGGCGTCTTTTGCCTCGTCCTTGAGCGTGCATTTCTGGGAGCGCATGCCTAGATCTCTTATATAGCGCCTTAAGCGTCATTTGTCCCGTTTGCGCTCAGGCGCTTGGTGAGTTGGGCCGACCCATTAACATGAACACTCACTCGAGCCCTCCGTCGACTGGCAGGTTCACTCGCTAGCTCGATTCTTTGTTGGCTCGGTTGGTCATTCTGCTAGTGACCCTTGACCATTGACGTTTTGAAAataaacaaaataaataaataagattttgattttttttgcaaaataccaaaaatgatgaactaaaaatgcaaataaaaatGTCTAGGATTAGAGAAAAGTTCATGAACAACgaaaaaacactaattaaatagTTCACGGATATACTAAAGTTCACTAATTTGAAAGGAAAAGTTTGCAAATTTGGAAAATAATGCCCATGAATTTACATAAAGTCCACAAATTTGAAAAAGGTCCACGAATCTAAAAAAGTagaaaataaaaacaaaattcacaaattttgaaaaaagttcatgaataCAAAAAAAGTTCACGGATTTTAAAGGATAAGTTCATGAATATGAAAAAAATTGTGAACTTCAAAAATATTCACGAATTAAAGAAACGTACATTTGAAAAAGTTCACAGATTTTAAAATTCACGTATCtaaaaaaagttcatgattttgaaAACCAAATCTTGGATTGGAAAAAGGATCGTAATTGTTGAAAAAGAGTTCATGGATTAAAGAAGTTGATGAATTCAAAAAAATGATAACGAAATTCAAAAAAGTTTGCGAATATGAAAAAAGTTCAAGAactttcaaaaaatgtttgcaaataTAAAAAAACTTCGctaattttaaaaatgttcaataATTTCAGAAATGTTCAATGTTTTTCAATATGAAATATGTTCATGAATTTTCAAACGTGTTCACAAATTTGGACAAAGAAATTGAGATAAGTTAAATTGAAAAAAAGAgtgtaaaaagaaaagaaaagagtcTGAGACCGACCGAGAAGTATACACAAACCAGGAACGATAGTTGAACATTTATGGGCCAGCCCAGTTAACTCGTGGGGTGTGCGTCTCATACCATTTACCCTTTAGGCCTTATTTGACAGCAAGCGATTGCGGAGGTTTTGGGAGGAGAGGATTTCAGGGGATTTGGTGAATCCCCCTCTTCGACACAATCCCCTTGAAACCTCAAATCACCCTCTAGCCACACATCCTTCAAATCCCACTATGTAAAAAACAACGTTTGATAGGAAGGGATTGCCATATTGAATTAAAATAGTGTAAAACAGTTAAAAATCTAATCTTGCAACACTTCTTCACATGAACAACATAATTCTATTGACTTGGAATCAATATATCATCACATACACATAACAACAGCATATTCTCTCACATCAGCATGACTTAGAACCAAAAATGTCTCATAGGTTCTCTGCATTCACAAGACCCAGGCAAGACATGCGTACATGCTGAGAATACATAAGCATGATGATCTATTTATGCAACATAGAGAAAAGCATCACTTGATGTTCCGCAACGGTTGTTGGAAGAGAGTACATGACAGGAGCATAAATTCCAACTATAAGTCAGCAGTAGCGCAGACACAAAAGCAGCCGAGGAGACTCTCAAATAGACGATTTCGAGGGACCTTGCAAACGTCTCCTCCCTCTGCTTGTTCCACTTCTCAATCTGGTTCGGTAGGACCTGGAGGATACCAAAATTCGTCTCAGCAAACAAAGAGACTTTTCCCTTGCATAAACAACAATGATCAAGTATATTTCAAGGAATATTAAGAGCACAAAATACAAAATTAAAAAGAGAACAAAGGCAAGATTTGTTCAACTTCAGAGGCTGTAGACTGTTTTGCAAATGGAAAATTATAATGAAGAAATAGTATGAATTATTTCATGGCCTTGTTAGAGCTACATCAAGAGGTACAGAACTACTTTTAGATTAAATCAAATTGTAATAAACACAAAAGCAAGAAGAATCTGATGTGGCACGCAAGATGCAACTTGATGGGCCGAAGATGGATGGACCAGTCAGGTCACCTGGTGGCTGGTGAGATACCACAAGATCTCTGTATTTATAATCAGACGATTTCTAGTGGCTGGATGGATGAACAGACGATTTCTAGTACTATTATAGATAAACAAGGAAACTTGCTAGAAACATCATCGCTGTTTCTTTATTACCAAACAAGTTCAGTGTCATTGGCTGCAGTGATTTGCATATGACCGCATTCACAATTCAGAGCAAAGGTTGCATAACAAATCGAACCAAGATGAACTAACAAACCTAACGATTTCCATGGTAAAAACAAATGGTTCAAAATGCAGCGCCACTTGACTTGACTCCATCATGTAACTACTAGCACAATCTAATAAGTACTCGACGACGAGCCAGCCAACAACAATTAAAAGTAGCTATGAATTGTCACACAGCTCTGAATCTTGATCCCCCCATAACAGCAGCATGCTCTAAATCTTGAGTTCTTGACAGGTAGCACAAAGAAGAAGGGGATGCAGAAGATTGTTACCTTAGATACGTTGAGTCAACTCTGCCATTTCGCTCCGAAGAAGCACCGCAACACTCTCTTCATCTTCCGTGGCAGAATTAAGAAAGATGTCACGGTTCTCAACACTTTTGAACACTTTGTAGGCAGTGGCTCTTTCATCACGGTGGAGACTTTCCATCTTGTGCAAAACAGCAATGCACTTGCTGATGGAGAATTCTTGGGCATTTTTTGCCCCGGCCAATAGAGCAGACTCCTCCTCCGCTTGCTTCGGTTTGATCTCCACATATTGTGCCATCACTTCCACCATAGGATCATCACGCTTCTTACCCTTCTTTGATTCCTTCACATGCTTGTTATTTGAAGCAGCAACACCACCTCTTTGTGTAGCATCTCTTGAACCATCACTTGGGGCAGCACCTCTTGGACCATCACTTGGGGCAGCATCTCTAGGACCATCACTTGGGGCAGCATCTCTTGGACCATCACTTGGGGCGGCATCTCTTGGATCATCATACATGTGTAAATCATCATCGTATTGATTCAGGTCAAAAGAGAAGGCAATCTTCTCTCTTTCAACTTCGGGATCACCATCACTCACTTGTGTAACCTCAGTTGATGTGAAATTGAAGTTACCTTCTGCTACATGCCTTGCACAAACACCCAAGTTATCATTAAAGGACACACAACAATGAAAATTCGTTATAAAGGTCAACAAAAAGAGAGGAAATGAAAATCCATTCTACTCAGTAACTCACCATCATACAGATCACCAAGCTTATCATAGAGGGGAAAGGGCTTATTCTGGAACTTAGCTATTTCTGGCCACGTCTGTATATATAAAAGAAATGATTTATCAAACTTAGATTGCTCGAAAACAAGATTGATTACAAAATAATGGAATACaagtcatcaagttttgcaaagacAAAATGCACTACACTAGAACTTACAGTCATCAAGTTTTGCCAAAGATGCGCGTCAGCATCTATCATGTGTGTATGATAGTTCCAGCTGACACCGCTCTGTTTGCGAGCATCCTTAATAAGTCGGTATTGAGCTTTCAAGTCTTTCTGCTTTTCCTGAATCTGTATCGTTGTAAAATTAGTGTGGCCATATCTTTCATGAGATAAACCAGCCATCCTATCCCACGCTTCAGTTGACCAACCATTATGTCCCCTATGGTACGGAGTGTTGTGCTCCTGAAGTATCTCAACCAAACCCTTTTCCAAAGCTGGGTTCCATTGAGTTCTTGGCTTTTTAACTACACCAACACAAATTTACATTGTTCAAACTTAATGCTCAACATGATAAGAGGAGTTACTATCATTCAATTTGAAAACAAATAGTGATAAACTTTAGGAGGACTAGTGAAAACTTCCAACAACATGATAAGAGTGAGTTATTCATTATCTATAGTAGAGTGAGTTGTGTGACCTACATCTGCTACTTTATTCTCTAACTTATACTCTACTAGTGATTATGTCATACCATTGACGAAACATAATAAGTGAGCAGTACTTCTTTTGGGAAAACTGACAGCTAAATAATACTCTAGTAGTCTATATACTCCTGTTATAGACTTGTTTCTGCTATAATGCACCACTACATGTAGTATTGAAAGATATCATTCACCAAACATAACAGCAAGCACAGAACTTAATTGGCAAGATCTGAGAAATGGAGATTAAGTAGACCAAATACCTCTTGGAGGTGTATTTTTAATTTTGGGTGATGGCTTCTTGGCACCGTGTGAAGCTTTTTCCCACTTGCTTTCATGAGATTGTAGTTAGGGGACCCCTTTGGATACACATCTGCATTTCAACACACACTACATTATTAGATGATGAAGACAAGAGAAGTTAATTAATTAGTATACGTATATATATCATAAAACACACACCATCATGTTGGCTATTCAGGATGGTATGCTTCCCACATTTGCATTGCGATTTCATCCCTTAGAGTGTTCCCTAAGTCCTTGTTCCCATAGTTATTCTCGTCGCCATTTGGGAGATCAACAAAAGCATTTGGCGCTATGTTATCGGGCTGGTTGTCAAGCCAAGTCTCGTCACCATTCTCCATTTTGATGATATTGTGAAGAACTGCGGCAGCTGCGGGAAGTTTCACTTGGTTCTCGATTGAATGCAGTGTGCCGACATGAAGAATTGGGAAGCACTTTTTAAGAATTCCTAGGGACCTTTCCACATGGTTTCGTAGAACAGCATGCCGATGATTGAACAATTCCTTGTGGTTTTGTGGCCGAGGATGTCCATGACCAAATTCTTTCAAATGATACCGGACACCCCGATAAGGTGCAAGAAATGACTGAGTGTTTGCAGAATGAAGAACCCTCGCATCCGTAGCTGAACCCTCCTAGCCACATGATATGAAAGTGATTTTTAAATCGAAGTCGCATGCAACCATAATATTATGACTCAAGGTACCCTTCCTATTCCGAAATGGAGCAGCAATCCCAGGTGTTGCGGTTATAGGAACATGTGACCCATCAATGGCTCCTAAACAGTTCTGGAAGCAAAGATTGCAGGTCAATAAAGAACTATTAAGTTAGATAATAAAAGGAATTGTGGAAGCGTTAAAAATGGAAACCTGAAAGTAAGGATAAAATCTTGTGTCGGTGGAGATTTTTGGATGTGGCTCATCAATGTTCAGAGGCTTCAGAAATCGACTAGCTAAGACAGGGACGATGTTGAAGAACTCTGATGTACTCATAAAATGTTTGTCCACTATGCTGAAATTGTAGCTGGAGATCTTCATAAGACGCGTTGTGAGACACCATGTACAGGAAAAAGGCTAACTTCTCCTCCACCTTAATTCTTGTATCGGATATCAGTTTTTCTCTTCTAAGATAAGATGCCAAAGCCTAAAAGATACGTGGCTCCATCCTATAAGCTACAAGGCAATTCTTAACATGCCCTCTAAGGATATCGTCAACATGATTCTTGCCATATAGGATAGAGCTATGTCGTTGTTTTCTCTCGACTGGTCCTCTATTACGCATTCGATGCAATACAGGCAGAATAAAGGACATCATATCTTCATCATCCTCACTTCTCCTCTTCCTAATTCGATCAATAATCTCGGAGTTCATCTTGGCACTAAAACTAGAGTAAACAAGCAACAAATAAGAACTATATTCATAATACATACATAATGATCTAGAATATTATATCATCAGTGTGCCAAGATGTGCAATGACCAAGAGCTATCAAGTATGATATACTACTTCGGCAAATAAACAAGCTCAAGAGGCCAAGAAGCTTATGTAGCTTACCGAAGTTTGGCGTGGCAACAGGTTC encodes:
- the LOC125554816 gene encoding uncharacterized protein LOC125554816 — its product is MAATSRTPSACLVLIGKHAKNDVSYPASLPRTPSSLAPLSTLTLEVEISFNLPGCEFAGLGAIAVVLLLPAATSAGRLAVDAVAAGLVVRRGACGPASSPVKKPRTQWNPALEKGLVEILQEHNTPYHRGHNGWSTEAWDRMAGLSHERYGHTNFTTIQIQEKQKDLKAQYRLIKDARKQSGVSWNYHTHMIDADAHLWQNLMTTWPEIAKFQNKPFPLYDKLGDLHVAEGNFNFTSTEVTQVSDGDPEVEREKIAFSFDLNQYDDDLHMYDDPRDAAPSDGPRDAAPSDGPRDAAPSDGPRGAAPSDGSRDATQRGGVAASNNKHVKESKKGKKRDDPMVEVMAQYVEIKPKQAEEESALLAGAKNAQEFSISKCIAVLHKMESLHRDERATAYKVFKSVENRDIFLNSATEDEESVAVLLRSEMAELTQRI